The following are encoded together in the Scyliorhinus torazame isolate Kashiwa2021f chromosome 6, sScyTor2.1, whole genome shotgun sequence genome:
- the LOC140425300 gene encoding uncharacterized protein: MMEWLRIVCLIFGLTSLGVLLAMDMEKGNIMYLCSPNQSTRIHHLCKGDVLHCPHIRGHGIDSWKVIKVKENAGVMKQLHRSRRWEGNIIWTLPCFWNTCKFDFGCVKSGTIKVTSGCQKSVGRDHEKEKGTRERTGRVRREVQLERRLPGDALKLIKGQTEENPGSMNLFYQIYHRLYGQGRVVCYPNPAAVSRLFSVSPLWGTPQTVVHCQRSEPLPEHVTLPYDPDSAPPAICLPLPRDNSHSQYDRLRRWRAYIPSHFTPNRDSRSYENCFSSEGYGCLLVEVDTNITCLFPTCTDRRCHITQASGQCVCYNTTCVPLNAGLQLLCGWANVSYHCWE; encoded by the coding sequence atgatggagtggctacgcattgtctgtctgatatttggcctcacttcgcttggcgtgttattggcgatggacatggaaaaggggaatattatgtatctgtgtagccccaaccaatctacaaggatacatcacctatgcaaaggtgatgttcttcactgcccccatatacgaggacatggtatcgactcatggaaggtcatcaaagttaaggagaatgcgggagtcatgaagcagctgcaccggtcccggcgatgggaagggaacattatatggacattgccttgtttttggaatacatgtaaatttgattttggatgtgttaaaagtggtacaataaaggtaacatcaggctgtcagaagagtgtcggaagagaccatgagaaagagaaagggactagagagaggacggggcgtgtgagaagggaagtacagctagaacgtaggttaccgggagatgcacttaagttaattaaaggccaaactgaggaaaacccgggtagtatgaatctcttctaccagatttaccaccgtctgtatggccagggacgggttgtctgctacccaaaccccgcagcggtgtctaggttattttctgtttcaccgctttggggcactccccaaacggtggttcattgtcagcgttccgagccattgcccgagcacgtcactcttccttacgatccggattcagcaccaccggctatttgccttcccctccctcgggataattcccattcacagtacgataggctgcgacggtggagggcgtacatacctagccacttcactcccaatagggattcccggtcgtacgagaattgcttcagcagtgaaggatatggctgtttgctggtagaggtggacacaaatataacatgtctgtttcccacctgtacggacaggaggtgccatatcacccaggcgtctggccaatgcgtttgttataacaccacttgcgttccattgaacgctggcctccagctcctttgtggctgggcgaatgtctcatatcactgttgggaatag